The proteins below come from a single Pseudochaenichthys georgianus chromosome 14, fPseGeo1.2, whole genome shotgun sequence genomic window:
- the thy1 gene encoding thy-1 membrane glycoprotein yields the protein MLFLSTILLFGFASAQKVIQLNYCSIDEHHLRMDCKYAVPAESPTPYCKYTNGERLFDTTDPDEEQHAPFKKKARARIFPGNICRLLFKNLPNGKSNFTCSIKLADTGATATKTSVVFKKLLLPCSAWSVLFQSCSGLMLTLMTLPMLLDIHWL from the exons ATGTTGTTCCTTTCCACAATTTTACTTTTTG GCTTTGCGTCAGCCCAGAAGGTGATTCAGTTGAACTACTGCTCAATAGATGAGCACCACCTCAGGATGGATTGCAAATATGCGGTTCCCGCTGAGTCACCAACACCTTATTGCAAGTACACAAACGGGGAGCGACTCTTTGACACCACGGACCCGGACGAGGAGCAGCATGCCCCCTTCAAGAAGAAAGCCAGGGCCCGCATCTTCCCTGGCAACATCTGTCGCCTGCTGTTTAAAAACCTGCCCAACGGCAAGTCCAACTTCACCTGCAGCATCAAACTTGCAGACACGGGTGCCACAGCAACCAAAACCTCAGTGGTCTTCAAAA AGCTCCTCCTCCCTTGCTCTGCGTGGAGTGTCCTATTTCAAAGCTGCAGTGGCCTGATGCTGACCTTGATGACACTTCCGATGCTGCTGGATATTCACTGGCTGTGA